The DNA sequence AATACATTGATGTAACCAATAAAAAAACATTGGAATACTTAGATAAAATAATCGAATCGGTTGAAAATAATGATGTATATTTAGTATACAATATAAAAGAGGACTTAGGAATTTCAATAGAAATAAACGGAAAGCTATATCCTTTTACCTCCGGCAGCAACACATACAAAGAAGAAGACTTATTTAAAACCAAAATAAAAAATCAGATGAAGGTATTTATTTTCGGCGGAGGACACATAGCAAAAGCTGCAGCAAACTTGTTTAAGTTTTTAAATCTTGATGTAACGGTCATAGATGACAGAAAAGACTTTATAACCGAAAAAGATTTTCCCGGCATAAAAAAAATTATTATGGATTTTTCCGAAATTGACTGCATCGATATTCGAAAAAGCGATTATGTTTGTATAATGACCCGAGGTCATCAACATGACATCACGGTATTGGAAAGCGTTCTCCGTAAAAATCCGTACTACATCGGCGTCGTCGGAAACAAATACAAAGCTGTTTCTTATAAAGAACATTTTGCAAATACCGATTTGGAAAATATCTACAATCAAAAAGTTCACCTTCCTGTCGGTATAAAAATTTCGGCCTTGACTCCTGAAGAAATTGCAGTAAGCATTGCAGGTGAAATAATTCAAAGCTACAGGAATAATAAATAGCTGTTTGTTTTTAAAAACTCACAAAAAATTACAAGGATAATTATAATGAAAATTTCTGCAATAATATTGGCAAGCGGTTTTTCAAAAAGAATGCCGCAAAATAAATTAAAACTTTTGATACGGGAGAAAAAAGTATATCAGTACATTATCGACAATATAGAAAAAATCGAATTTGCGGAAAAAATAATTGTAACAAATGACAGCGAAATCTCACTTTATGCTTCCGAAAGAAAAATCAAGCCGGTACCTAATGAAACTGCACATATCGGAAAATCGGAATCGATAAAAAAGGGAATAAAGGCATCCGGATCTGCCGATGCTTATATGTTCTTTGTAGCAGATCAGCCTTTTTTAACGGTTCCTACAATAAAAAATCTTATGGAATTCTATTGTAAAAACAAAGATTATATTATTTATCCTAAATACGGGAATGACCGGGGTTCTCCCGTAATCCTCCCTTCTAAATACAAGAACGAATTATTAAACCTTGAAAAAGATAAGGGCGGAGCCTCTTTAATAAATGAGAATAACTCAAAGTTTTTAATCATTGAAAACACAATCGAAGGCTTTGATATTGATGATACTGAAAGCTATGAAAAAATTATTAAGATTGGTATGTAATAAATTTCGTTTTTTGCGAATTTTTACTATATTCTAATAATTTAAAAATTAGTGTATAATATAGCTTGAGGTTTTATAATGAGAATAAACACGATAATTAACGGCCGTCCGATTGAAGCGGATGTAGATGAAAAAATGAGGCTCATCGATTTTTTAAGAGATGAACTAAATTTGACGGGAACAAAAGAAGGCTGCTCTGAAGGAGAATGCGGTGCCTGCACCGTAATTATGGATAAAAGAGCCGTTACCTCCTGTACCGTCTTGGCCGGACAAATAGACGGCAGCGAAATTTTAACCATCGAAGGTCTTGCAAAAAACGGAGAACTTGATATTCTACAAAAAAAATTCATTGAATACGGCGCCGTACAATGCGGCTTTTGCACTCCGGGGTTTATAATGAGTGCAAAAGCCCTTATGATGAACAATAAAAATCCCGGCCTAAATGAAATAAAAAGAGCCGTAGAAGGAAACCTCTGCCGATGTACCGGCTATATTAAAATCATTGAAGCCATAGAAGCGGCAGCAAAGGAGGTAAATTAATGCTCTATTCTCCTAAGGAAAAAAATGAATTATTAAACCTGCTAAAAAACATAGACGATTCCACTTTTATAATTGCCGGCGGAACGGATTTGGTTATTCACTTAAAAAATAGTAAGCTTACCGATTACAGCATTATCGATATAACAAAAATAAAAGAATTTAAAACTGTCTATGAAACAAAATATTTCTTACATATAGGCTCGCTTATAACTATGACCGAAATTTGCGAAAATAATATAATAGAAGAAAAATGTAAAGCATTATACCAAGCCGCTTATGAATTAGGCTCTACCCTTATAAGAAACAGAGCAACTATCGGCGGAAATGTCTGTAACGCATCCCAATCGGCAGATTGCAGTTTAGCATTATTTTGCTTAGAAGCTGCCGTAAAAATTCTTGATTGCAGCGGTGAGGAAAGAATCGTACCTATTGATGAATTTATAATCGGAAGGGAAAAAACTATTCTTACCAAAAATGAAGTTGTTACCGAAATTCTAATTCCTCAAAAAAATAGAGTGAGTGCATTTAAAAAAGTAGGAGCAAGGAAAGCCGTTACAATTTCTAAGGTAAGCTGTGCTGTAGAATACATACCCGATGATGGGGCACTGACAAATGTAAGAGCCTACTTAGGGGCTGTAGGAATAAAGCCTGTAAAAGCCGTTAATATTGAAACCTATCTTGAAGGGAAAAATATTTCAAGTATTAATCTTCAAGAATTACAAAACATTGCACATAACGAAATAGAAAATGCAATTCCTACACGCTCTTCCAGATTTTATAAAAGAACGGCGGTCGAAGGATTAATTGAAGACCTAATTAAAAACTTAAAAGAAGATTGAGGTTTATTATGAATAAATATAAATACATCGGTAAAAGATTCCAACGGGAAGACAGTCTTGAAAGAGTAATAGGTGCAACAAAATTTTTAGCAGACATAAAAAGATATAACATGCTTTACGGTAAACTAATACTGAGCGAAAAACCTCACGCAGAAATAAGTTTCGATTTTGATGAAGCATTAAAGGTAAAAGGAATTTACCGAATTCTAACATATAAAGATATTCCGAAAATACCGTATAACTGTATGGAATGGTTTACAGGAATAGCCGCACACCATGATGAATATATCTTAAATGATAAAGCGCGTTTTGTAGGCGATAGAATTGCCATTGTTTTGGGAGAAACAAAAAGAGCTGTTGAAGAAGCCGTAAAAAAAGTAACCGTACACTATAAGGAATTACCGGTTGTGACAAGCATTGAAGAAGCCGCTCAAGATAAGGTAATCCTTAAAAGAGAATCCAACCTTGCTTATGAAAAAAAAATAGCATGCGGAGATTTTGAAAAAGCGGAAGCGGAGGCCGATTACATAATAGAAGATACGGGCTCCACTCCGCGTACCCATCACCTTGCAATAGAACCTCACATCTCCTTAGCCGAATTTGACGACTTCGGAACTTTAATAATACACAGCCCGGGACAAATCGTTTTTGCAGTGCAAATGCACATGGCCCGCATTTTACAAATTCCGTACTCAAAAGTGAGGGTAATTAAGACTAACATGGGCGGCTCCTTTGGAGGAAAGCAGCAGCCCCTTTTGGAATTTACTGCAGGTGCCGCAGCATGGATTTGTAAACGCCCCGTACTTGTTTACATGGACAGGGAGCAAAGCATAATAGGAACATTTTCACGTAATCCTACTCAGGTAAAAATCAGAACCGCTGTAAAAAAAGACGGAACCATATTAGGCAGAAAGGTTGAAACCCTAATCGACGGCGGAGCCTATGATACAAATAATACAAGCATAACAAATGCCTATGCAAAAAAACTTTTTAGACTTTATAAAATTTATAATCAGGAATTTCACGGCAGGGCTTATTATACAAATGGAATTCCAGGAGGAGCTTGCCGTGCCTACGGAGGCCCTCAGTCCCATGCCGTTTCCGAAATTAATATAACAAATGCCGCAAAAAAATTAGGAATAGACCCTTGCGAATTCCGTCTTAAAAATTTAGTTGACCCTTATGATGACGATCCCGTAGGAGGTCCCAATTTAGGAAAGGCAGCGGTCAAAGAATGTATCATTAAAGGAATGGAAACTTTCGACTGGAAAAACAAATACAATAACATCCATAAACAAAACACCGAACGCTATGCCTACGGAGTAGGAGTCGCCTGTGCCACGCACGGAAACGGCTATCTTGGGGCCTTCCCCGATTTTATAAATACCGAAATGATATTAAACCCCGACGGTTCCGTTTTTGTAAAAATTGCGGTACACGAGCAGGGCTGCGGAACAATCGACTCCTTAAAGCTTATAGCGGCAGAAGCCCTTGACATTGACCCATCCGCAATTACAATACCCGAAGCGGATACGGCAATAACACCTTATGACGCAGCAGGCACACAGGCAAGCAGAGTAACCTTTGTTGCAGGCGGAGCACTCATTGAAGCTGGAGAATTATTAAAAGCAAAACTTTTCGATACGCTCAACAAGGTAGAAAATATCCCGCTTGAAGATATGTACACGGATTCGGGTATTGTAAAAATCAAAAACTCATCTAAAACCTACACTTACGGAGAGATAGCTACAATGAGAGAAAAAAAACTTTCGGATCAAACTTCCGTTTATGTTCATCACGAACAAAAAACAAACCCCGCAGCCTTTGCCGCCTGCTTTGCCGAAGTTAAGGTCGACAAAAAAACGGGGCTTGTAGAAATAACCGATTTGCTTGCAATTCACGACATAGGGAAAGCCATTAATCCTTTATTGGCAGAAGGCCAGATTCACGGCGGCTGCCAATTTATTTTAGGCATGGCTCTTTCCGAGGAAATTATCAGAGATGAAGAAGGCTATATCAAAAACAGCACTCTCTCAAAATATCATGTTTTAAATTCGCAAGATATGCCATATATAAAAACGCTTCTTATTGAGAGTGAAGACGAAAAGGCTCCCTACGGCTTAAAAAGCGTAGGCGAAATTTCGGCGGTAGCACCGGCCCCTGCTGTTCTTAATGCAATAAATCATGCATTGGGAACAAACATTACCGACTATCCGGCAACACCCGAAAGAATTGTTGAAGAACTTACAAAATTATCTCAAAAACGAGGCTTTATATAAACAAAGGGTTTATCATCAACATATTTTAAATGAATTTGTGAAGACTCATCTTTTTTATAAATAAGATTAAGAAGCTCGATTATTTTTTTGTCAAAAGAATTATCGGATTTTTCTACCATCTCAAAGATTGTGTTTTGATGAATACAATAAACAATATCGGAATATTGAATTGCAAGAGCCGGATTATGAATAGAAACTATTATGCTCTTTTTTTCTTCTTTACACAGCTTGCATATAATTTCTATGAGTTTATGCTCATTATAAAAATCAAGGTTTGAGGTAGGTTCATCTAAAAGCATGATAGGAGCATTTTGAACAAGACCGCGTGCAAGCAAAATTAGACGGGCTTCACCCGAACTTAACTGAGTATAAGGACGCTCGGCAAAATCTTTTAATCTCAATTTTTCGAGCACATAATCCGTAAATTCCCAATCTTCTTTTGAAGGAGCCTTTATTTCCGATTGATAAGGATTTCTTCCCATAACTACAAAGTCTCTTACAGTGTAAGCAAAGACGCTCCGATGTTCTTGCGGAATATAAGAAACATAGCGGGAAAATTCTTTCCGTGTTAATGAGCCTGAATCTTTTTGCAATACCGACAGCGTTCCGCTTACAGGTTTTTCCAAACCGGCCAATAATCTTAAAAGAGTAGTTTTACCTGCGCCGTTCGCACCTATCAAACTTATAATCTTATTTTGCGGAATAATTTGCGATATGTTTTTAAGTACGGTAGTTTTTCCTCTTTCGGCAAAAACATCCTTAAGCTCAAAAGCCGTATTCATAGCCTACCTTCTTTTTAGCCGACATAAAACTTGCAAGCCCCGCAGCACCTATAAATGCCGTTATAATACTTATCGGAATTTCTCCTCCGGTGATAGAACGTGCAAAGGTATCTGCAACAAGTAAAAGAGATGCCCCGCATA is a window from the Treponema denticola genome containing:
- a CDS encoding NTP transferase domain-containing protein yields the protein MKISAIILASGFSKRMPQNKLKLLIREKKVYQYIIDNIEKIEFAEKIIVTNDSEISLYASERKIKPVPNETAHIGKSESIKKGIKASGSADAYMFFVADQPFLTVPTIKNLMEFYCKNKDYIIYPKYGNDRGSPVILPSKYKNELLNLEKDKGGASLINENNSKFLIIENTIEGFDIDDTESYEKIIKIGM
- a CDS encoding xanthine dehydrogenase family protein molybdopterin-binding subunit; the protein is MNKYKYIGKRFQREDSLERVIGATKFLADIKRYNMLYGKLILSEKPHAEISFDFDEALKVKGIYRILTYKDIPKIPYNCMEWFTGIAAHHDEYILNDKARFVGDRIAIVLGETKRAVEEAVKKVTVHYKELPVVTSIEEAAQDKVILKRESNLAYEKKIACGDFEKAEAEADYIIEDTGSTPRTHHLAIEPHISLAEFDDFGTLIIHSPGQIVFAVQMHMARILQIPYSKVRVIKTNMGGSFGGKQQPLLEFTAGAAAWICKRPVLVYMDREQSIIGTFSRNPTQVKIRTAVKKDGTILGRKVETLIDGGAYDTNNTSITNAYAKKLFRLYKIYNQEFHGRAYYTNGIPGGACRAYGGPQSHAVSEINITNAAKKLGIDPCEFRLKNLVDPYDDDPVGGPNLGKAAVKECIIKGMETFDWKNKYNNIHKQNTERYAYGVGVACATHGNGYLGAFPDFINTEMILNPDGSVFVKIAVHEQGCGTIDSLKLIAAEALDIDPSAITIPEADTAITPYDAAGTQASRVTFVAGGALIEAGELLKAKLFDTLNKVENIPLEDMYTDSGIVKIKNSSKTYTYGEIATMREKKLSDQTSVYVHHEQKTNPAAFAACFAEVKVDKKTGLVEITDLLAIHDIGKAINPLLAEGQIHGGCQFILGMALSEEIIRDEEGYIKNSTLSKYHVLNSQDMPYIKTLLIESEDEKAPYGLKSVGEISAVAPAPAVLNAINHALGTNITDYPATPERIVEELTKLSQKRGFI
- a CDS encoding XdhC family protein, producing MIKIIEEARSLVLKKIPFVAATIIFKHGSAPREVGATMLVTSDGRYAGTIGGGSQEYEVSNHAVELLEKKQSENVNYEVSKITAANLGMVCGGCNTIHYQYIDVTNKKTLEYLDKIIESVENNDVYLVYNIKEDLGISIEINGKLYPFTSGSNTYKEEDLFKTKIKNQMKVFIFGGGHIAKAAANLFKFLNLDVTVIDDRKDFITEKDFPGIKKIIMDFSEIDCIDIRKSDYVCIMTRGHQHDITVLESVLRKNPYYIGVVGNKYKAVSYKEHFANTDLENIYNQKVHLPVGIKISALTPEEIAVSIAGEIIQSYRNNK
- a CDS encoding ABC transporter ATP-binding protein — encoded protein: MNTAFELKDVFAERGKTTVLKNISQIIPQNKIISLIGANGAGKTTLLRLLAGLEKPVSGTLSVLQKDSGSLTRKEFSRYVSYIPQEHRSVFAYTVRDFVVMGRNPYQSEIKAPSKEDWEFTDYVLEKLRLKDFAERPYTQLSSGEARLILLARGLVQNAPIMLLDEPTSNLDFYNEHKLIEIICKLCKEEKKSIIVSIHNPALAIQYSDIVYCIHQNTIFEMVEKSDNSFDKKIIELLNLIYKKDESSQIHLKYVDDKPFVYIKPRF
- a CDS encoding FAD binding domain-containing protein codes for the protein MLYSPKEKNELLNLLKNIDDSTFIIAGGTDLVIHLKNSKLTDYSIIDITKIKEFKTVYETKYFLHIGSLITMTEICENNIIEEKCKALYQAAYELGSTLIRNRATIGGNVCNASQSADCSLALFCLEAAVKILDCSGEERIVPIDEFIIGREKTILTKNEVVTEILIPQKNRVSAFKKVGARKAVTISKVSCAVEYIPDDGALTNVRAYLGAVGIKPVKAVNIETYLEGKNISSINLQELQNIAHNEIENAIPTRSSRFYKRTAVEGLIEDLIKNLKED
- a CDS encoding (2Fe-2S)-binding protein, which produces MRINTIINGRPIEADVDEKMRLIDFLRDELNLTGTKEGCSEGECGACTVIMDKRAVTSCTVLAGQIDGSEILTIEGLAKNGELDILQKKFIEYGAVQCGFCTPGFIMSAKALMMNNKNPGLNEIKRAVEGNLCRCTGYIKIIEAIEAAAKEVN